The following proteins come from a genomic window of Corynebacterium crudilactis:
- a CDS encoding ABC transporter ATP-binding protein/permease has product MTIKRTGPIDPRLLRLSPATRQWVLLAGFLTALKTLATVAMGLLIGHMAAGIIEVPGSSLPRAELIALAVTVGVRGLLAWAQARFAERASSQVIIDLREKTLRHLAHSDPRTIDQALWRTRLTSGLDGLGPYLTGFLPALASTIIATPVMLAVVGWLDVGSMVIAIITLPLIPVFMWLVGTLTAGRTEQRLSDLAILGAQLLDLIAGLPTLRAFRRHQDMAAQVTRLSSQHASSTLSVLKIAFLSSFVLEFLATLSVALVAVSIGFRLLAGDLTLAIGLTVLIIIPEVYAPIRDVGTRFHDAQDGLVATDEVLKLLSASPLIDAPSLSPRSVAGGLEVNVEKLRADGRDGPRPAELSFTAQPGQLTVLWGPNGSGKSTALLAVLGLATEGISGEISIRDASGQHFQGSSLWEYCAYLPQRPVLDAESVTDFAALSLGQRQRLALKRELGRAQLLLLDEPTAHLDPDNAQIMIEQLQAEARLGTTVLAVSHDPLLRAAADEVVEVK; this is encoded by the coding sequence ATGACTATCAAACGCACCGGTCCCATTGATCCGCGATTATTGCGCCTTTCCCCTGCTACTCGCCAGTGGGTACTGCTCGCCGGATTTCTCACCGCGCTAAAAACTCTCGCAACAGTGGCAATGGGCTTGCTCATTGGCCACATGGCTGCGGGAATTATTGAGGTTCCAGGAAGTTCTTTACCTCGCGCTGAGCTCATCGCGTTGGCTGTCACGGTGGGTGTGCGCGGACTTCTGGCATGGGCGCAGGCTCGATTCGCAGAGCGTGCATCAAGCCAGGTGATTATTGATTTAAGAGAGAAAACGCTACGTCACCTGGCACATAGCGATCCGCGAACTATCGATCAAGCACTCTGGCGCACTCGTCTCACCTCAGGTCTTGATGGTTTGGGGCCGTATCTCACTGGATTTTTACCGGCGCTGGCTTCTACGATCATTGCCACTCCTGTGATGCTCGCGGTAGTTGGTTGGCTTGATGTGGGATCCATGGTCATCGCGATTATCACGCTGCCGCTGATTCCGGTGTTCATGTGGCTTGTCGGCACGCTTACTGCCGGGCGCACGGAACAACGCCTGAGCGATCTCGCGATTTTGGGTGCTCAGCTGCTTGATCTCATTGCAGGTCTACCCACCTTGCGCGCGTTCAGACGACACCAAGATATGGCTGCCCAAGTCACGCGATTGTCTTCCCAACACGCCAGTTCGACATTAAGCGTGCTGAAAATCGCATTTCTCTCCAGCTTCGTGTTGGAATTTTTAGCCACGCTATCAGTCGCATTGGTCGCGGTCAGCATCGGATTTCGGCTGCTCGCAGGCGATCTCACCCTCGCCATCGGTCTGACCGTTCTGATCATTATCCCGGAGGTCTACGCACCGATCCGCGACGTCGGCACCCGCTTCCACGACGCCCAAGACGGGCTGGTTGCCACTGATGAGGTTTTAAAATTACTCAGTGCTTCTCCGCTTATCGACGCGCCCTCCCTCTCACCCCGCAGCGTTGCAGGCGGGCTGGAGGTGAACGTCGAAAAGCTTCGTGCTGATGGACGCGATGGCCCGCGGCCTGCTGAGTTATCGTTCACCGCCCAACCTGGGCAGTTGACTGTGCTATGGGGACCAAATGGTAGCGGTAAATCTACTGCATTGCTTGCAGTATTGGGATTGGCCACGGAAGGAATCTCGGGTGAGATTTCCATTCGCGATGCTTCCGGCCAGCACTTTCAAGGCAGCTCGTTGTGGGAGTATTGCGCATATTTGCCACAGCGCCCGGTACTTGATGCCGAAAGTGTCACTGATTTTGCTGCCCTTTCGCTTGGCCAGCGACAACGGCTTGCGTTGAAACGTGAGCTTGGCAGGGCACAGCTGTTACTGCTTGATGAACCCACTGCGCACCTGGATCCTGACAACGCCCAGATTATGATTGAGCAATTGCAGGCAGAAGCCCGCCTGGGCACCACAGTACTCGCAGTATCGCATGATCCCCTGCTACGCGCGGCTGCTGATGAAGTGGTGGAGGTTAAATGA
- a CDS encoding cytochrome ubiquinol oxidase subunit I: MDVVDIARWQFGITTVYHFIFVPLTIGLAPLVAIMQTFWQVTGKEHWYRATRFFGTVLLINFAVGVATGIVQEFQFGMNWSEYSRFIGDVFGGPLALEGLIAFFLESVFLGLWIFGWGKIPGWLHTASIWIVAIATNISAYFIIVANSFMQHPVGAEYNPETGRAELTDFWALLTNSTALAAFPHAVAGGFLTAGTFVLGISGWWLIRAHRQAKKAGTEIEPRHSMHRPALWVGWWTTVVASIGLFITGDIQAKLMFQQQPMKMASAESLCETTTDPNFSILTIGTHNNCDAVTHLIDVPFVLPFLAEGKFSGVTLQGVNQLQAAAEQAYGPGNYSPNLFVTYWSFRAMIGLMLGSLAIAAISWFLLRKKRTPTGKIARLFQIGSLVAIPFPFLANSAGWIFTEMGRQPWVVHPNPESAGDSRTEMIRMTVDMGVSEHAPWQVLLTLVGFTILYLVLFVVWVWLIRRAVLLGPPEEGAPSAEAKTGPSTPIGSDMPMKPLQFTATTTAEKE, from the coding sequence GTGGATGTCGTCGACATCGCACGGTGGCAATTCGGAATTACCACCGTCTATCACTTCATTTTTGTCCCACTGACCATTGGTTTAGCTCCTTTGGTCGCAATTATGCAGACTTTTTGGCAAGTTACCGGCAAAGAGCACTGGTATCGGGCCACTAGATTTTTTGGCACTGTGTTGCTCATCAACTTTGCGGTTGGTGTGGCCACAGGCATTGTCCAGGAATTCCAGTTTGGTATGAACTGGTCGGAATATTCACGTTTCATTGGTGATGTTTTCGGTGGACCGCTGGCTTTGGAAGGGCTTATCGCGTTCTTCTTAGAGTCTGTGTTCCTTGGGCTGTGGATTTTTGGATGGGGGAAAATCCCTGGATGGTTGCACACAGCGTCTATCTGGATCGTGGCTATTGCGACGAATATTTCTGCCTATTTCATCATCGTGGCCAACTCATTTATGCAGCATCCCGTGGGTGCTGAGTACAACCCGGAGACGGGACGTGCGGAGCTCACTGATTTCTGGGCTTTGCTGACTAATTCCACCGCGCTGGCTGCTTTTCCTCATGCAGTTGCCGGTGGTTTTTTAACAGCTGGCACGTTTGTTCTTGGTATCTCCGGCTGGTGGCTTATTCGTGCGCACCGTCAGGCAAAGAAAGCTGGCACCGAGATCGAGCCACGGCATTCAATGCACAGGCCTGCACTGTGGGTCGGTTGGTGGACTACTGTTGTTGCATCAATCGGCTTGTTTATCACTGGCGATATCCAGGCAAAGTTAATGTTTCAGCAGCAACCGATGAAGATGGCTTCGGCCGAGTCGCTGTGTGAAACGACCACCGATCCGAATTTCTCAATTCTGACCATCGGTACACACAACAACTGTGATGCGGTAACTCACCTGATTGATGTGCCGTTTGTGCTTCCGTTTTTGGCTGAAGGAAAATTCTCCGGGGTGACTTTGCAGGGAGTTAATCAACTGCAAGCTGCCGCAGAGCAGGCATATGGTCCAGGTAATTACTCCCCTAACTTGTTTGTTACCTATTGGTCATTCCGCGCCATGATTGGCCTGATGCTTGGATCTTTGGCCATCGCTGCGATTTCGTGGTTCTTGCTGCGTAAAAAGCGCACCCCCACTGGAAAAATTGCTCGTCTGTTCCAAATCGGTAGCCTCGTGGCAATTCCGTTCCCATTCTTGGCTAATTCCGCTGGTTGGATCTTCACTGAGATGGGTCGTCAGCCGTGGGTGGTGCATCCAAATCCTGAATCTGCAGGTGATTCCCGAACAGAGATGATCCGGATGACTGTTGATATGGGAGTTTCTGAACATGCGCCATGGCAAGTGTTGCTGACGCTTGTTGGTTTCACGATTCTTTATTTGGTGCTGTTTGTGGTGTGGGTGTGGCTGATTCGTCGTGCAGTTTTGCTCGGACCTCCAGAAGAAGGCGCTCCATCAGCGGAGGCAAAGACTGGACCATCGACACCGATTGGATCGGATATGCCCATGAAACCCCTGCAGTTCACTGCGACAACGACCGCTGAGAAGGAATAG
- the cydB gene encoding cytochrome d ubiquinol oxidase subunit II: MDLNTFWFLVIAFLFAGYFLLEGFDFGVGILAPIIGKDVAAKNTIVRTIGPVWDGNEVWLIVAGGALFAAFPEWYATMFSGMYLPLFFVLVALIIRVVGLEWRKKVDDPRWLTWSDKAIAIGSWTPPLVWGFIFANILRGLPIKADHTIDAAAALPGLFNGFAILGALAFTALFALHGLAFIRLKTAGRVRKDAAKVAPVVTLLAALTGGPFVLWAAFSYGRSWSWVLAALIIAAVLGGAFALLKNRDGLSFLSTSLAVIGVVALLFSSLFPNVMPTTLADGTSLDIWNAAASPYALNILTWSAAVIAPLVVLYQGWTYWVFRKRLHAEPLATASNNAAQL, translated from the coding sequence ATGGATCTTAATACCTTTTGGTTTCTTGTCATCGCGTTTTTGTTCGCCGGCTATTTTCTTCTTGAAGGCTTTGATTTCGGAGTGGGTATCCTCGCACCGATTATTGGAAAGGATGTGGCAGCTAAAAATACGATTGTCCGCACCATTGGCCCTGTGTGGGATGGCAATGAGGTGTGGCTGATTGTTGCTGGTGGCGCACTTTTTGCGGCGTTCCCTGAGTGGTACGCCACCATGTTCTCTGGAATGTACTTGCCGCTGTTCTTCGTTCTAGTGGCGCTTATCATCCGGGTGGTTGGCCTTGAATGGCGCAAGAAAGTTGATGATCCGCGGTGGCTGACATGGTCCGATAAGGCAATCGCTATTGGATCGTGGACTCCACCGCTGGTGTGGGGATTCATTTTTGCCAATATCCTGCGGGGTCTGCCCATTAAAGCGGATCACACCATTGATGCAGCTGCTGCCCTACCAGGATTATTCAACGGCTTTGCTATTCTTGGCGCGCTGGCCTTCACTGCACTGTTCGCTCTCCACGGTTTAGCATTTATCCGGTTGAAAACTGCTGGTCGGGTGCGTAAGGATGCTGCGAAAGTAGCTCCAGTCGTCACACTTCTTGCTGCCCTCACCGGAGGTCCTTTCGTGCTGTGGGCAGCGTTCTCCTACGGTCGATCCTGGTCCTGGGTCCTTGCAGCGCTTATCATCGCTGCAGTTCTTGGCGGAGCTTTTGCGCTGCTCAAAAACCGCGATGGACTGAGTTTCTTATCCACGTCCCTTGCTGTTATCGGTGTAGTTGCACTGCTGTTTAGTTCGCTATTTCCCAATGTCATGCCCACAACATTGGCAGATGGCACAAGCCTCGATATATGGAATGCAGCAGCAAGTCCTTATGCCTTAAACATTTTGACTTGGAGTGCCGCAGTCATTGCACCGCTGGTTGTTCTGTATCAAGGCTGGACTTACTGGGTGTTTCGCAAGAGGCTGCACGCAGAACCGCTTGCCACAGCTTCTAACAACGCTGCACAATTATGA
- a CDS encoding DUF3427 domain-containing protein produces the protein MSPFDSKLGRDTHFGFLNKATASQQLLNPMLISNEDQHTMLQAIKLELRTASSFTFSVAFISSKGIALLKQALLDFKGKGRIITSRYLDFNDPTMFRELLTLEGVEVLIHQGEGFHSKGYVFQHDVGITAVVGSSNLTDNALLVNREWNLKFSASPNGDIAFQLNDAINCQLERSIPLTAEWITEYEATRRVPERLVSQNIPLEDQSDAGRIIPNAMQEEALAALLSLTEKGEKRGVIISATGTGKTILAALATRMLKPERVLFVVHREQILDKARSEFIKVLERPVEDFGKMSGSTKELDKPFVFGTIQTLTKEATLSQISPTDFDLVIVDEVHRAGAESYLTLLDHLQPKFLLGLTATPERTDGFNIYELFDFNVPYEIRLQAALESNMLVPFHYYGVTDFTLDSKTTITDASQLSSLVSKERVHHILEALKTYGHPENVRGLIFCSKTEEAEELSRLLNKSFFNGKLLKTKALSAKDSIPHREEVVAELESGELDYILTVDIFNEGIDIPSVNQIVMIRSTQSSIVFTQQLGRGLRKAAGKDHLRVIDFIGNYANNYLIPIALFGDNSRNKNSIRRRLIENDIDGTISGVSSVNFDPIAQERIFAALKAAKLDSRAQFKQDIVQLQDRLNQIPALLDFARFNTVDPFILATYSGNYWSLLKSLKFVKKSPTESEKQFLDFLSGELLNGKRPHELLLIKELLKKPETSANEFRILLEAQATSSDEQTINSVERILSQEFYTAPNRKKFGEHPILSIQDGVYSFTPAFRNALDLSPAASNRHDAAQNFRSHVQDIIDAGLFIARHSGFWQGNLVVGERYSRRDVCRILNWERNNESTIYGYKVDSFTSTCPIFVTYHKADDVSESTRYQDELVDPNTLHWYSRGNRKITSNEIKPIAENAVDLHVFVKKDDAEGLDFFYLGQAHSENSTQSSMPGNKGVEQPVVTMDLQFDTPVEQSLFEYLSTDLSAKK, from the coding sequence GGATCAGCACACGATGTTGCAAGCGATCAAGTTGGAGCTTCGCACCGCAAGTTCATTTACTTTTTCAGTCGCTTTCATCTCCAGCAAAGGCATAGCTTTGCTAAAGCAAGCATTGTTGGATTTTAAAGGTAAAGGACGAATTATTACGTCCCGCTACCTTGATTTCAACGATCCAACGATGTTTCGTGAGCTTCTCACCTTGGAAGGTGTAGAAGTCCTCATCCATCAAGGCGAAGGATTCCACTCCAAGGGTTACGTTTTCCAGCACGATGTTGGGATCACCGCGGTGGTGGGTAGTTCGAACCTCACAGATAATGCGCTGTTGGTTAATCGTGAATGGAACTTAAAGTTCTCTGCCAGCCCAAATGGCGATATTGCTTTTCAACTTAATGATGCAATTAATTGCCAGCTTGAGCGGTCTATTCCACTAACTGCTGAGTGGATCACAGAGTACGAGGCAACTAGACGAGTTCCTGAACGTTTGGTGTCTCAGAATATTCCGTTGGAAGATCAAAGTGATGCTGGGCGAATCATTCCAAATGCTATGCAGGAAGAAGCCCTCGCGGCTTTGCTCTCATTAACGGAGAAGGGTGAAAAACGTGGCGTTATTATTTCCGCCACGGGAACAGGAAAGACTATTCTGGCGGCGCTGGCTACCAGGATGCTTAAGCCAGAACGAGTCTTATTCGTCGTGCACCGCGAACAAATTCTAGATAAGGCGAGATCCGAGTTCATCAAAGTTTTAGAACGCCCGGTGGAAGACTTCGGAAAGATGTCTGGATCGACCAAGGAACTGGATAAGCCGTTTGTGTTCGGCACAATCCAAACACTGACTAAGGAAGCTACGCTTTCTCAGATCTCCCCTACTGACTTTGATTTAGTCATTGTGGATGAAGTCCATCGAGCTGGCGCGGAATCTTATCTCACCTTGCTTGATCATCTTCAGCCGAAGTTCTTGCTGGGCTTGACTGCTACCCCAGAGCGTACTGATGGATTCAATATTTATGAGTTATTCGATTTTAACGTTCCCTATGAAATCCGACTGCAAGCAGCTTTAGAATCCAACATGCTTGTGCCATTTCATTATTACGGTGTCACAGATTTCACGCTTGATTCTAAAACAACCATCACCGATGCCTCCCAATTGAGTTCATTGGTGAGTAAAGAAAGAGTCCATCACATATTGGAGGCTCTTAAAACTTATGGGCACCCAGAAAATGTTCGTGGCCTTATTTTCTGCTCTAAAACTGAAGAAGCAGAAGAATTATCAAGGCTGCTCAATAAATCGTTCTTCAATGGGAAGCTCCTGAAAACCAAAGCGCTTTCGGCAAAAGACTCGATTCCCCACCGTGAAGAGGTTGTTGCTGAGTTGGAGTCCGGCGAGCTGGACTATATTTTGACGGTCGATATCTTTAATGAAGGAATTGATATTCCTTCGGTCAATCAGATCGTGATGATCCGCAGTACACAATCAAGCATTGTGTTTACTCAGCAGCTCGGCCGAGGTCTGCGCAAAGCAGCTGGCAAAGACCACCTTCGTGTTATCGATTTCATTGGAAATTATGCGAACAACTATCTCATTCCCATTGCCTTATTTGGCGATAATTCTCGCAATAAGAACAGCATCAGACGCCGCCTGATCGAGAACGACATTGATGGAACGATCTCTGGGGTTTCTAGTGTGAACTTCGACCCCATTGCTCAGGAGAGAATTTTCGCGGCTCTGAAAGCCGCGAAATTGGATTCGAGAGCACAGTTCAAGCAAGATATTGTTCAACTCCAAGACCGTCTGAATCAGATACCAGCGCTCTTGGATTTTGCTCGATTCAATACTGTTGATCCGTTTATCCTTGCCACATATTCTGGTAACTATTGGTCGCTGCTTAAATCATTGAAATTTGTCAAAAAGTCTCCTACTGAATCAGAAAAGCAATTTCTTGATTTCCTTTCCGGCGAGCTGCTCAATGGCAAGCGCCCTCACGAGCTTTTGTTGATTAAAGAGCTGCTGAAAAAGCCTGAGACTTCAGCTAATGAGTTCCGTATACTTTTAGAAGCTCAAGCAACGAGTTCAGACGAGCAAACAATCAATTCGGTTGAAAGAATCTTGAGTCAAGAATTCTATACAGCGCCAAACAGGAAGAAGTTTGGCGAGCATCCGATTCTCTCTATACAAGATGGCGTTTACTCATTTACTCCTGCCTTCCGTAATGCTCTCGACCTAAGTCCAGCAGCATCCAACCGACATGATGCGGCACAGAATTTTAGGTCTCATGTCCAAGACATCATTGATGCTGGATTGTTTATCGCCAGGCATAGTGGATTCTGGCAAGGAAACCTCGTTGTCGGTGAGCGCTATTCCAGACGAGATGTCTGCCGGATTCTCAATTGGGAACGAAACAACGAGAGCACTATTTATGGATATAAAGTGGATAGTTTCACCTCCACTTGCCCCATCTTTGTGACTTATCATAAGGCTGATGATGTTTCCGAAAGTACTCGCTACCAGGATGAACTAGTCGATCCGAATACGCTTCATTGGTATTCCCGTGGCAATCGAAAGATCACATCGAACGAAATCAAGCCTATCGCTGAGAATGCTGTTGACCTTCATGTTTTTGTGAAAAAAGACGATGCTGAAGGCCTTGACTTCTTTTATCTTGGTCAAGCGCACTCTGAAAACAGCACGCAGTCATCAATGCCTGGAAACAAAGGCGTTGAGCAGCCTGTTGTCACCATGGACTTGCAATTCGACACTCCTGTCGAACAAAGTCTGTTTGAGTACCTGAGTACAGACCTCTCTGCAAAGAAATAA